Genomic DNA from Dysidea avara chromosome 10, odDysAvar1.4, whole genome shotgun sequence:
GCAGACTCAAGAATATTAGGTTACACCATTCTGAGTCTAGGTTATACATTATGTTTACAACAGGCAGTAGTATTAGCAGTAGCatgcagtagcagcagcaacagcagcagcaaataTAGCTAGCTGCCAGAAAGCTTTTAGTATATAGGCACACATGATTACTCTACTACAATCAAGTGTTGTTTAACCAGAATCTTGAGCTATGAATGCTCAAGATTCACAAATTGTAGCTCTAAGTTAAGTTGTAGCCAGCTCTTTTATTTCACAAATTGATAAAATTTTCAACTTGACcaacatacatgtattatatggaTATCATGCAATCTTACCATTATTGTTAGCAATCATATTCCTTAGGAATGGTGACATAAATTTCTAAATGTAGTACATTATTTGTACAGATATAATTGATAGCATTGAATAGATATGCTGAGCTTACCTCCTTAGTAGGAGCAGAATATGCCACTTTGCCTGAAAGAAGGCATACCAAGAACAGCGCACCAATGATCATCATGCTATATTTATTAGGACTTATCAATGATATTCTCTGCTTATATATGTTCAGATGAACAGGTGATGTATTCATATTCAGGATTCTTCTAGGAAAGGAAGGAATTCGTACATACACTTCCTGACATATAGCAGCATAAATGTTTACACTAATAGGAGTACAATCTTTGTTTTATGGTAGCTATTAACTATATCATACACATTTTTTCAGTCTAAATAACTAAAGAAGTTAAGCCTTTCATAATTGATAGCCAGCTACTGTGACATACGGGAATACGGTATACTAAAACTGGCATATCTCAAACAGTCTTGTACATAATTTTTGGGCATGCATCAAAATTCTTTCAGTAGTTGGTGAGATTCAGAAACAGTTATATTATACCATACCTATTGTAAATTAATCCAGTGTTActtcatactgtatgtatactgcACGGAATGCTTGCACCTGTGTATTATAGTAATATGATCCCTTCTATGCATGGGCTTGCCTTTCAGATACTTTACACAATTCATACATTCACATGCATGCCGGCATGGTATTAGTAGATGGTACATGAATGTATTTCATTCTATGTTTAGAAAATTTCAAGCTTGAAAGTAAAAAATGTCAGGAATTCAGAATAAGCTAGGTACTACTTATGTTATAAACTAAGTTTGTGATAGGTTACACATTCAGTATTAGACAATAATGATTATTGCTGATACCTTCATTTTACTAATTAATCCCAATCATCTTGTTTAATAATCAAATATCTCAATCCTGCTAGGCATATGTCTGTGGTATTATGTTTTACACATTttgtcatacagtatagtaaagTGTTATGATACAAATGAATGCTTACATATCAAATCACATTGGAGATGCCCTGTAAGTTAAGCATAACAAAACTGAACTAAATGCACTTCTGTTATCTCATGGCATACCAATACTTGAAGATATACAAATCATGCACACCTGTACAGCATAAGTTCTTGCATACCGGTATCTTGTTTCATGATTTTGTGGttattgcacataccaaatgtgTGATCACTAAGGTTGTTCGTGTTTCCATTGACTCTACTATTATCACTGTTATACACACTACACTTACCAGAACATGCTGTAGAGTTaatcacattatcacatcctaTTTGAGACAGCCTAGAAATAGATATTAATAGTAGAAAATGTGCTGTGCATATACTCTCTATTTGCACACTACTAGTTGTTCACCAGGAATATCACCTTCTAATGCCCCTTCTCCAGTGAAGGGAGAAATCCACATTCATTTGCACAATATATTTTTGTGCAAATATCCAACAATAAATAGTGAAAGGAGATAATGAAGTATGCAACTCATGATGATAGCACCTTATTATCTAAATGTCAAAAGCCAGACTGTATGGTGTAAGCTGTTTTTGAAAAGCATATCATTGTTGTTTTTACTAAACACATAGTGTCATGTCTTAAACAGTCAAATACTAGCTACATAAGCTGGTTATCTTTTTTCTGGCTACACCCAGTGTGTAAAGTGCAGTGTCGACATTTAGATGTATAGTGACAACATTTTAGGGTCATTGATGTCCATACTCTTTTTATTATACCCACCATCTATACCTGTTACCTTTACACAGATTGTTGTACTTATGATGACCTTATGCAACTTGAAATCTGGGAGAGAGTGTGGAACATGAAATTCAATATAGATAATATAAAAGTGTATGACTTATAAAGACCTGTCACCATTTGAATACTGCTAGCAAGGCTAAACATCTAGGCCAACACATAAAATGATATGCTACATGTTGAAAAGAAAATTAGTACAAACTTGATGTTGTTGTATGTATAATTGTTGCttctgcaaatcaacaccttgcagtGTCGTCAGTGAAATGAAATGGGACGCAAAAAAAGTACAAAGGTAAGTCAGTGATGTGTGCACTGTACCCAATGTCAGAAGATACCTGCTGGGCTGTAATGACATCTAGCAGTGAAAACctcaagtctgtagccttagatattattaagttacactggtctgaaggcatcagtcagtcaaaaTCAGTCAGTCTGTCAGCAAACTATTCTATTGAatgaaatttttttaaatttcttagCAAGAAGCATTTCGGATTGCGCTCAAGGCACTTTTTGGCTTGGTTacacttaaccaatactgccaaggcatcatAAAGGTATTGAGGTATTGTAATTATGCTTGTTATCATATCTAATTGTATATCTATTTATAATTCCATAGCTGTGTGCATACATGAGGCAACATAATTTTGTGCAACTCAGAAAGTTAATATATTTCTTGATATATATAAGTATATAGGTAATACAGCAGTTGTTTGATAAAAACACAAATTGTATCTTATTTTTGGAATTTGCATCACTGTCAACTTGCAAGTAGCTATTCACAACGATATTGTAATTTATGTTATGTGAAACTATATAGCGAATGCTgagacacactataattatgaatATATTGATATGGTATAAACTGTTCAACAGTCTGCAGTTGACTTATTCATCTACGTAGCTATATGCATAATTATGGATAGCCATCACACTTGTTGATTAAGTCTATCATAATCATTAGGGTAGGGACCTTTTGGGGGTCCTCAGTGGGATTGTAAGTTGTCTGGTTACGCAATCCACTAATTGATTGATAAGTAATTGGTTTTTTTCCTCCATACATGCATCTTTATGCACTGGCTTGTCACTTTATTTTTTTAATAACTGATGTAATAATTCTTGTAGATCAAATAGATTAAATACTTGAATGTATTGTATAATAGTCATGTACACATGACCTAAATCAGTCATTACTCATCATCAGATGTCTCAGTCATGATTAGAtctgaaaaacaaacaaaaaaaaaacaagcacAATTCTCTTATGTAGCTATGTGTAGATGATTACTTTAATTTCTTTAAGAAAACCTTTAGACTTCTAGCAGAGCATGTTGACCATCTTAGTCGCTCAGTATTCCCACTACCCATGATTCCCTtgcacacatacatattattatgGGGCATTCCCAAACTGCACATAGAAGAGAATCAAATTCATGAAAGTGTGTATGTATAAATATTGATTTACCTACGACCCATTTCATGAGCTACCACTATTGCTGTATGAGCTATGTTCTTGTTGTATTTAACTACACTACAGCTATATCGTCTCCTGCACATTCCACTTATATAAGCCAAACCTACACTGGAAGAATACTAAAATTTCCTGGGATCAGGAAACATGCAGTACAGGGCAGAATTTCCTATAGAATTTCCTGAAAAACCAGGAAATTCTGCCCTGTACTGCATATTTCCTGATCCAGGAAATTTTAGTATTCTTCCAGTGTTATAAGAGAGAAAATCATAAAACTGTACTTTAAGCCACAAAATCTGTATGCATATACCAAGTCTTCTAGGTGTTGTTAGTGTGTCTGGCCTGTAATGTACATTGTGATAATGCTACAATGGTACTAGGTTTGTACCTGACAAGGAGAATGGCATGGTCATGATTCCATGGGTAGATGATTGCTTAGCACAAAGTTTGAAAGGATTCCCTTAAAATCTCCCTAAAATTCATTTGTATACATTCATGTGCTAAAATATTAGTAACATGGCTTCAAATGTCATCTTTTTTACACCGGTTAAACGTATCTTGCTGCCAAGGGATGGCATTTTATACATTGCGGCCACCTGCACACGTATGACATACATTACACAATAATAACAAACAAATACTCAATACACACAGTGGACATGTCATGCTCTcatttagctatatatagtaagGCCTGAACAAGAAATGCTTTGAACTAGAAAGTAATGGATGCTTGCATTACATTATTGCACAATGCAGTTACATGCTGAACAATGTTACTATCATATGATCTTAAGCCACTGTCAACATATAAACTAATAATTCAACTAGTGGAGAAATAGAATCAACTTGGCGTTTTTGTGTAAAGCTTTTATCTTCCCCATCAGTCCGGTCCACCACCGACCATTATCTTAGTACCTCTCCAAAAAGTTCATAACCTTGTTCACATTTGTATACATAGCTAAAAATATGCCTGATTTGTCTTTGCTGATATGGACACTTCCTccttgtatgtgtgtaatatttGAACAGGATAATGGAAGATCATTATTTTTTCTGATGTATTCTGTTTAAACAGTATTAAAATATGTACATTGCAAACTACTAACCATTGAAAATACAAACTGGTGTACTACCACTCCAGCTTTCATTGGGTAAACAAGTTCTAACTCTGGGACCAAACAATTGATAACCAGTACTGCATCTATGAGTGAGGTGTTGTCCACTGTGATTAGCAACTCCATTCTCAATAGTGTAAATGGGACAAGGTATACTAACATTACTGAGTGACaacgtacatgtacataatcATGCTTTGATAAGTGAACTAACTTTCATCATTTCCAAATGCAATGGCTGTTTGTTTCACTTTATGGACAATGTGACCATTACTGCCATTATCAGGGTCCACAGTGTACACATCATCATTGATTTCAATTGTTCCTTTCTGCAGATGCATGAATCAAAGTCATGATAGAAAAACTCTAAATCATTCTGTGTTGACAAACTCACCATTTTACCATCACACATAGTGACAGTAACATTTGAAGAAGGGTGGTTGATGACTTCTCCGGTGTAGAAGCAGTCTTTTAATTCCAACTGTTCTGCAGTCTTTATTTCATCACTGTCTGTTTCCTGTAAAATGAAACTAACAAAGACACATTAATTTTAGACACAAAAATGTACAACTAGAGTTCTGCTTTCCATTACTCAGTTTTATgggacctgcaaggaggctaCAGAAGCCTGtaaagcagggagtcagaaacttaATACTAAAAATTAGTTGAATAGGTGGCTGGTCACTGGAACTAAGATAATAAGTTATGATTAGCTTTGTCTGATATGCATGCCTGACAGTCAAAGGGCTGCAGGCCGAGGGCGTGAGTATCAGACAAAAATGTGAGTGCTCCATGTTACACATACAGAGCAGGCTGAATGCTACTTGATCAACTAGAGCTAGAATTGATTATGGTATTCAGAAAGCAGTCgtttatattacattgcatCAGTTTTTTAAAACACCACTATGGCAATGAGCATGgtacttttgattgtggtatcAGTGGAGAAAAAACATTGTGGCACACTAGTAAGGTAAATTATATAATAGCCACCATTAACATCCGTCATCCATTGCCAAAACATACTACATGGCTTAACTCCACCCATGTATGGCCTCCTAAACAATATTTAACTATCTTCTTGCCACTCATTTCATCCAAATTGTCAACAAGAAACTGTATGCCAGTTCAGGCTAGCATTAAATGCTACAATCAAAgttacacatatatatatatataaataaacaTCACAGTTGTGCTAAATAATTAGCCTGGATAAGTGACTATATGCCTGGGATATATAGTCCTGCTGGAACCTTTGATCTGCTCATGTAGTGTTCTCCATTAGTTACTATTATAAATCAAGTGATCATGTTTATTGCCACTGTTAGGTGTGTATTGCTCATAAAATGGGACTAGGTATAGGACAAAGTTTTGCCTCTAAAATGGAATGATATATAGATTTAATGCAAATTTTTCAGTTGTGATTATATGTATCAACTTTCTGAGTAACTGTACAACTGTTAGGTATATGAAGCTGTATCGTGTGAACACCTGCTGCAGACTCTCATAAGTTCCTGCATATCTTATTTCATGTTTTAAGTTTGTCAGAGCTTCTGCTTTAATCAGAGTGTAGCGCTGATATAGAAAGTATGTTGTGTTAAGGATGCATTAAGAAAAAGCTTTCTCTATGTAGCTGCACCCTTGATGGTTGGTTTAGATATAATGCTGAGGTTAGAAAATGGCTTTGATATTTGGATAGTATGCAGATCTGtagacacctagccacaaacttTTACAAAGAAAATTGCAACTTTGTGAGTTCCTAACAAAATGCTTTATAGTTACACAGCCCATCATCCAAATAACCAATACAAGCATTGCTAGTGGATAAATACCCCTCAGGAGTGATTTAAGTATAACCTCAGTTCTGCCTTAGCTGTTTGACCCTTGTGACAAGCTTTTTTGGAATGCATTCAAATACTCAAATATACTGGTTTAGTGTGTATTTGATTTGAACTTGGTACTGGATatacccagctcacatgatgtaatgTCATCATAAATGACATTATAAAACATGTAGagcttgatttgtgtaaaaattaTACATTTTGCTTGTTAGGAACATAAAAGTTATTATGTGagtactttaatagagtatgTCATCTTTACCATGCAAAAGAGAATGTTACATGCAGTACTTGCATCTAACATGTGATACAGGTCATTTTATCAAACGTATGCATCAACACTGTAAGATTACCACCTGTTATTGCTGTACTACTTGAACacatcactctaatagagcagtcaatagtTCAGTAGAAGCTGCACAAAAGGATCCTAGTATGGAGATGTACAGATACCTACTGTGTGCTATAAAAATATCTAAAGCAAATTCTTAGAATAGCAATAATCAAACAAAAAGCTATGGAGTGCTAACTAGACTAACAGTAATGC
This window encodes:
- the LOC136236953 gene encoding uncharacterized protein; translation: MCDGKMKGTIEINDDVYTVDPDNGSNGHIVHKVKQTAIAFGNDEIMLVYLVPFTLLRMELLITVDNTSLIDAVLVINCLVPELELVYPMKAGVVVHQFVFSMNTSEKIMIFHYPVQILHTYKEEVSISAKTNQAYF